The following are encoded in a window of Halorarum salinum genomic DNA:
- a CDS encoding aldehyde ferredoxin oxidoreductase family protein — MTDLGGFRDNVGHVDLSSGDVTYRGIDDEDARKYIGARGLGVKYVFEAGPDVDPLGPENRLCFMNGPLTGTQTVMSGRIAVTTKSPLTNTVTDSHHGGWSGARLKWAGFDGLVFEGQSEDPVYAVVEDGELELRDASHLWGSGVHDAIEALGEEVDGSVGKNLSVMAIGPGGENEVKYACIVNEDDRASGRGGTGCVMGNKNLKAVVVKSGTKMPKPADPETFQEGYQQAMEVIRESDVTAPNEGGLSLYGTNVLMNITEEMDGLPTKNGKYTSTASMNDAEGSTIDAEEVSGENVRENILVDEPTCHSCPVACKKEVEVDVTHKGEDMNVRMESYEYESAYALGPNSGHTDRDEIGVMIDRCNDMGLDTIEAGNMMAMAMEMTEEGKFDGLGDGLEWGDSETMIDLLEDVANREGDLADALAEGANGLIDGFGAADNSLAVKGQSIPAYDPRCMKGMGIAYATSNRGACHLRAYTPAAEILGIPQKVDPYEWEGKGELTATFQDLHAVSDSFDICKFNAFAEGIEEYVLQYNGMTGLDLTEDELFEAGERIYNLERYYNNLAGFDGADDTLPDRFLEDGIRGQGASEGEYCELPEMKREYYDHRGWVDGVVPDEKLDDLGIDIGPGTGVSSGGSGTAPADD; from the coding sequence ATGACCGACCTCGGCGGCTTCAGGGACAACGTGGGCCACGTCGACCTCTCCTCCGGCGACGTGACCTACCGTGGCATCGACGACGAGGACGCGCGCAAGTACATCGGCGCGCGCGGCCTCGGGGTGAAGTACGTGTTCGAGGCGGGGCCGGACGTCGACCCGCTCGGACCCGAGAACCGGCTGTGCTTCATGAACGGGCCGCTCACGGGCACCCAGACCGTGATGAGCGGCCGCATCGCGGTGACGACGAAGTCCCCGCTCACGAACACCGTCACCGACAGCCACCACGGCGGCTGGTCCGGCGCGCGCCTGAAGTGGGCGGGCTTCGACGGCCTCGTGTTCGAGGGGCAAAGCGAGGACCCGGTGTACGCCGTCGTCGAGGACGGCGAACTCGAACTCCGTGACGCCTCCCACCTCTGGGGCTCGGGCGTCCACGACGCCATCGAGGCCCTCGGCGAGGAAGTGGACGGCTCGGTCGGCAAGAACCTCTCCGTGATGGCCATCGGGCCCGGCGGGGAGAACGAGGTGAAGTACGCCTGCATCGTGAACGAGGACGACCGCGCCTCGGGCCGGGGCGGCACCGGCTGCGTGATGGGCAACAAGAACCTGAAGGCGGTCGTCGTGAAGTCGGGCACGAAGATGCCCAAACCCGCGGACCCCGAGACGTTCCAGGAGGGGTACCAGCAGGCGATGGAGGTCATCCGCGAGTCCGACGTCACCGCCCCCAACGAGGGCGGCCTCTCGCTGTACGGGACGAACGTCCTGATGAACATCACCGAGGAGATGGACGGGCTCCCGACGAAGAACGGGAAGTACACCTCGACCGCGTCGATGAACGACGCGGAGGGGTCGACCATCGACGCCGAGGAGGTCTCCGGCGAGAACGTCCGCGAGAACATCCTCGTCGACGAGCCGACCTGTCACTCCTGCCCGGTCGCCTGCAAGAAGGAGGTCGAGGTGGACGTGACCCACAAGGGCGAGGACATGAACGTCCGGATGGAGTCCTACGAGTACGAGTCCGCCTACGCGCTCGGCCCGAACTCGGGCCACACGGACCGCGACGAGATCGGCGTCATGATCGACCGCTGTAACGACATGGGCCTCGACACCATCGAGGCGGGCAACATGATGGCGATGGCGATGGAGATGACCGAGGAGGGCAAGTTCGACGGCCTCGGCGACGGGCTCGAGTGGGGCGACTCCGAGACGATGATCGACCTCCTCGAGGACGTCGCGAACCGCGAGGGCGACCTCGCGGACGCGCTCGCAGAGGGCGCCAACGGCCTCATCGACGGGTTCGGCGCCGCCGACAACTCGCTGGCGGTGAAGGGCCAGTCCATCCCGGCGTACGACCCGCGCTGCATGAAGGGAATGGGCATCGCGTACGCCACCTCCAACCGGGGCGCCTGCCACCTGCGGGCGTACACCCCGGCCGCCGAGATCCTCGGCATCCCGCAGAAGGTCGACCCCTACGAGTGGGAGGGGAAGGGCGAGCTGACGGCGACGTTCCAGGACCTCCACGCGGTGTCGGACAGCTTCGACATCTGCAAGTTCAACGCGTTCGCGGAGGGCATCGAGGAGTACGTGCTCCAGTACAACGGCATGACGGGGCTCGACCTGACCGAGGACGAGCTGTTCGAGGCCGGGGAGCGCATCTACAACCTGGAGCGCTACTACAACAACCTCGCCGGCTTCGACGGCGCGGACGACACGCTCCCCGACCGGTTCCTCGAGGACGGCATCCGCGGCCAGGGCGCAAGCGAGGGCGAGTACTGCGAACTGCCCGAGATGAAGCGGGAGTACTACGACCACCGCGGCTGGGTCGACGGCGTCGTCCCCGACGAGAAGCTGGACGACCTCGGCATCGACATCGGCCCCGGCACGGGCGTGAGTTCGGGCGGGAGCGGCACCGCCCCCGCGGACGACTAA
- a CDS encoding VanZ family protein codes for MNGSNQRWATFAAVVTGVALASLVPVPGDGRERLLVGVGLDKWAHAVGYAAVSLTFARARGAGVARREAGAGTAGRIVLAAIVVGFAIGAGVELLQAPLATRTASIADVAANAVGAAAGSLLWRLRNR; via the coding sequence GTGAACGGGTCGAACCAGCGGTGGGCAACGTTCGCCGCCGTCGTAACCGGAGTCGCCCTCGCGTCGCTGGTCCCGGTCCCGGGGGACGGCCGGGAACGGCTCCTCGTCGGGGTCGGCCTCGACAAGTGGGCCCACGCGGTCGGCTACGCCGCCGTCTCGCTGACGTTCGCGCGGGCCCGTGGCGCCGGGGTGGCCCGGCGCGAGGCGGGAGCGGGGACGGCCGGGCGGATCGTCCTCGCCGCGATCGTCGTCGGGTTCGCCATCGGCGCCGGCGTCGAACTCCTCCAGGCGCCGCTGGCGACGCGGACGGCGTCGATCGCGGACGTCGCCGCGAACGCGGTCGGCGCGGCGGCCGGGAGCCTCCTCTGGCGACTGCGGAACCGCTGA